One Solanum lycopersicum chromosome 4, SLM_r2.1 DNA window includes the following coding sequences:
- the LOC112941254 gene encoding monothiol glutaredoxin-S2-like, producing MDMVMELRTKNSVVIFTKSSCCISHSIVTLIRSFGANPIIYELDTHPNGKQMEKALMELGCQPSVPTVFIGKELVGGANEIMSLNLRGKLKQLLG from the coding sequence ATGGATATGGTGATGGAGTTGAGAACAAAAAACTCAGTAGTGATTTTCACCAAGAGTAGTTGTTGCATTTCTCACAGCATTGTAACCCTAATTCGTAGTTTTGGAGCAAACCCTATAATTTACGAGCTCGATACACATCCAAATGGGAAGCAAATGGAGAAGGCATTGATGGAACTAGGATGTCAACCAAGTGTTCCAACAGTATTTATAGGGAAAGAGTTAGTTGGTGGTGCTAATGAGATAATGAGCCTTAATCTGAGGGGCAAGCTTAAACAATTATTGGGctaa
- the LOC101250881 gene encoding monothiol glutaredoxin-S1 yields the protein MDMVMKLGASSAVVIFTKSSCCISHSIETLIRSFGANPIVYELDTHPNGKKMEKALMELGCHPSVPAIFIGKELVGGANEIMSLNVRGKLKQLLIRANAIWI from the coding sequence ATGGATATGGTGATGAAGTTGGGAGCATCTAGCGCGGTGGTGATTTTCACCAAGAGTAGTTGTTGCATTTCTCACAGCATTGAAACCCTAATCCGCAGTTTTGGAGCAAACCCTATAGTTTACGAGCTTGATACACATCCAAATGGGAAGAAAATGGAGAAGGCATTGATGGAACTAGGGTGTCATCCAAGTGTACCAGCAATATTTATAGGGAAAGAGTTAGTTGGTGGTGCAAATGAGATAATGAGCCTTAATGTGAGGGGAAAGCTTAAACAATTGCTAATTAGGGCTAATGCCATTTGGATATAG
- the LOC101251769 gene encoding monothiol glutaredoxin-S1-like, with protein MDMLMKLGATSAVVIFTKSNCCISHSIETLIRSFGANPTIYELDTHPNGKQMEKALMELGCQPSVPAIFIGKELVGGANEIMSLNIRGKLKQLLIRANAIWV; from the coding sequence ATGGATATGTTGATGAAGTTGGGAGCAACAAGTGCCGTGGTGATTTTCACCAAGAGTAATTGTTGCATTTCTCACAGCATCGAAACCCTAATTCGTAGTTTTGGAGCAAACCCTACAATTTACGAGCTCGATACACATCCAAATGGGAAGCAAATGGAGAAGGCATTGATGGAGCTAGGGTGTCAACCAAGTGTGCCAGCAATATTTATAGGGAAAGAGTTAGTTGGTGGTGCTAATGAGATAATGAGCCTTAATATAAGGGGCAAGCTTAAACAACTGCTCATTAGGGCTAATGCCATTTGGGTATAG
- the LOC101251175 gene encoding monothiol glutaredoxin-S1, whose protein sequence is MDMVMKLGATSGVVIFTKSSCCISHSIETLIRSFGANPIIYELDTHPNGKQMEKALMELGCQPSVPAIFIGKELVGGANEIMSLNVRGKLKQLLIRANAIWI, encoded by the coding sequence ATGGATATGGTGATGAAGTTGGGAGCAACAAGTGGGGTGGTGATTTTCACCAAGAGTAGTTGTTGCATTTCTCACAGCATTGAAACCCTAATTCGTAGTTTTGGAGCAAACCCTATAATTTATGAGCTCGATACACATCCAAATGGGAAGCAAATGGAAAAGGCATTGATGGAGCTAGGGTGTCAACCAAGTGTGCCAGCAATATTTATAGGGAAAGAGTTGGTTGGTGGTGCAAATGAGATAATGAGCCTTAATGTGAGGGGCAAGCTTAAACAATTGCTCATTAGGGCTAATGCCATTTGgatataa
- the LOC101252074 gene encoding monothiol glutaredoxin-S1-like, translating into MDMVMKLGTSSAVVIFTKSSCCISHSIETLIRSFGANPTVYELDTHPNGKQMEKALMELGCQPSVPTIFIGKELVGGANEIMSLNVRGKLKQLLIRANAIWV; encoded by the coding sequence ATGGATATGGTGATGAAGTTGGGAACATCAAGCGCGGTGGTGATATTCACAAAGAGTAGTTGTTGCATTTCTCATAGCATTGAAACCCTAATCCGTAGCTTTGGAGCAAACCCTACCGTTTACGAGCTTGATACACATCCAAATGGGAAGCAAATGGAGAAGGCATTGATGGAGCTAGGGTGTCAACCAAGTGTACCAACAATATTTATAGGGAAAGAGTTAGTTGGTGGTGCAAATGAGATAATGAGCCTTAATGTGAGGGGCAAACTTAAACAATTGCTCATTAGGGCTAATGCCATTTGGGtataa
- the GRX22 gene encoding glutaredoxin — translation MEMVMKMGAQSPVVIFSRSTCCISHTIETLIRNFGANPIVYELDRLQNGKELERALVDLGCQQIVPVVFIGNELVGGSNEIMSLNIRDKLKQLLIKANAIWV, via the coding sequence ATGGAAATGGTGATGAAGATGGGAGCACAAAGTCCAGTGGTGATTTTCAGTAGAAGCACTTGTTGCATTTCTCATACCATCGAAACCCTAATTCGCAATTTTGGAGCAAACCCTATTGTTTATGAGCTTGATAGACTTCAAAATGGGAAGGAATTAGAGAGGGCATTGGTTGATTTAGGGTGTCAACAAATTGTGCCTGTTGTGTTCATTGGAAATGAGTTAGTTGGAGGTTCTAATGAAATTATGAGTCTCAATATTAGAGACAAGCTCAAGCAATTGCTCATAAAGGCTAATGCAATTTgggtataa
- the LOC101251465 gene encoding monothiol glutaredoxin-S1-like, whose translation MDMVMKLGSSSAVVIFTKSSCCISHSIETLIRSFGANPTIYELDTHPNGKQMEKALMELGCQPSVPAIFIGKELVGGANEIMSLNVRGKLKQLLIRANAIWV comes from the coding sequence ATGGATATGGTGATGAAGTTGGGATCATCAAGCGCGGTGGTAATTTTCACCAAGAGTAGTTGTTGCATTTCTCACAGCATTGAAACCCTAATCCGTAGTTTTGGAGCAAACCCTACAATTTACGAGCTCGATACACATCCAAATGGGAAGCAAATGGAGAAGGCATTGATGGAACTAGGGTGTCAACCAAGTGTGCCAGCAATATTTATAGGGAAAGAGTTAGTTGGTGGTGCAAATGAGATAATGAGCCTTAATGTGAGGGGCAAGCTTAAACAATTGCTCATTAGGGCTAATGCCATTTGGGTAtag
- the LOC138347838 gene encoding uncharacterized protein, whose protein sequence is MKEEIRKAMKELHYISEVDGLSYKDLCIHPNLDLPEGFKVPKFVTFNRTGNPLAHLKVYCDQLVGVGKNEALLMRLFGRSLSGEALEWLTSQELKQWKSWNALAKDFTERFGHNIEDAPDRYYLEKIKQKSTENYREYAFRWRKEAARVQPPMSEREITEMFIHTQEPEYYERMLCMMGQKFVEIVKVGEALEDGFKTGNLTRLTALRSNENLLESVIWINQKEKWRRKAPKVFTPLRESQTQLYERLKAMGVLHPIEGRPANPLGKFYRADHRCAYHSGAVGHDTENCSTLKHKIQNMINNNLINIEETT, encoded by the exons atgaaagaagagatCAGGAAAGCCATGAAGGAGTTGCACTATATTTCCGAAGTTGATGGATTAAGCTATAAGGACTTATGCATCCACCCGAATCTCGACCTTCCAGAAGGGTTCAAAGTGCCAAAGTTTGTCACTTTTAACAGAACAGGAAATCCTCTGGCTCATCTGAAAGTTTATTGTGATCAACTCGTGGGAGTCGGTAAAAACGAAGCATTGTTGATGCGTCTCTTTGGTCGAAGTCTAAGTGGAGAAGCTCTGGAGTGGCTTACATCACAGGAGCTGAAACAATGGAAAAGTTGGAATGCACTCGCAAAGGATTTCACGGAAAGATTTGGGCATAACATAGAAGATGCCCCAGATCGCTACTACTTGGAGAAGATCAAACAGAAGTCTACAGAAAATTATCGAGAGTACGCTTTTCGTTGGAGAAAAGAGGCCGCGAGAGTTCAACCTCCAATGTCCGAGCGTGAGATCACCGAAATGTTTATTCATACTCAAGAACCTGAGtactatgaaagaatgttgtgtatGATGGGACAAAAGTTTGTCGAGATTGTCAAAGTGGGAGAAGCTTTGGAAGATGGTTTCAAGACTGGAAATCTCACCAGACTTACCGCATTGCGATCTAATGAAAATCTGCTAGAATCAGTGATAtggataaatcaaaaggaaaagtgGAGAAG GAAGGCTCCTAAAGTATTTACACCATTAAGGGAgtctcaaactcaactttatgaaaggttgaaagCAATGGGTGTGCTCCATCCTATAGAAGGAAGACCAGCCAAtcctttgggaaaattttacaGAGCTGACCacagatgtgcttatcattcaggagccgttggacatgacacagagaattgttcaactctgaagcacaagatacaaaacatgatcaacaacaacttgatcaatattgaggaaACCACCTGA
- the LOC101252381 gene encoding monothiol glutaredoxin-S1-like, protein MDMVMKLGTSSSVVIFTKSSCCISHSIETLIRNFGANPIIYELDTHPNGKKMEKALMELGCQPSVPAIFIGKELVGGANEIMSLNVRGKLKQLLIRANAIWV, encoded by the coding sequence ATGGACATGGTGATGAAGTTGGGAACATCAAGCTCGGTGGTGATTTTCACCAAGAGTAGTTGTTGCATTTCTCACAGCATCGAAACCCTAATTCGTAATTTTGGAGCAAACCCTATAATTTACGAGCTCGATACACATCCAAATGGGAAGAAAATGGAGAAGGCATTGATGGAACTAGGGTGTCAACCAAGTGTGCCAGCAATATTTATAGGGAAAGAGTTAGTTGGTGGTGCTAATGAGATAATGAGCCTTAATGTGAGGGGCAAGCTTAAACAATTGCTCATTAGGGCTAATGCCATTTGGGTatag